Proteins from one Plasmodium gaboni strain SY75 chromosome 4, whole genome shotgun sequence genomic window:
- a CDS encoding putative ubiquitin specific protease, translating into MNITENNLLELLSLKNYDYYLKYYNYENVERKHMSFNNNGNICYCNASLQLILSIKPLCIYLLKKWKKKSFNTKSKYQGDILKSVCDLIEEVYGQNNSQNNNNNNNNNNNNNNNNKKTKNKGYIICTNKHINLLKKIKKYNDNIIINAQNDAHEFLLMLLNFINVECNRYLNIPDNFDIKLNDKDNKQNAGDKYWIKYLFKDNSIITDLLGFQNISSITCINCGHTRYSFEFCIDLGLEFQEENIKSTNLIDLLKNNIIQEEHLCYLDCENCKLKKTSRVKKGIYRLPNLYMIIYIKRFKWIYDQRTNYYNNKMKKINTTLLLPLDGIIDFTSFSHMSTHKTLNNSKYIIESIICHTGNCYNGHYTCIVKYSDGFYKCNDEKIRKINNPYSPENVNDIYLLLLRRLP; encoded by the coding sequence atgaatataacCGAAAATAACCTTCTCGAGCtattatcattaaaaaattatgattattatttaaaatattataactATGAAAATGTTGAAAGAAAACACATGTCATTTAATAACAACGgtaatatatgttattgTAACGCTTCTTTacaattaatattatctatTAAACCTTtgtgtatttatttattgaaGAAATGGAAGAAAAAATCTTTTAATACAAAATCTAAATATCAAGgtgatatattaaaatcGGTTTGTGATTTAATAGAAGAAGTATATGGTCAAAATAACtcacaaaataataacaacaataataacaataataataataataataataataataaaaaaactaaaaataagggttatataatatgtacaaataaacatataaatttattaaaaaaaataaaaaaatataatgataatattataattaatgCTCAAAATGATGCACATGAATTTTTATTGAtgttattaaattttatcAATGTAGAATGTAATAgatatttaaatataccAGATAATTTCgatataaaattaaatgataaagataataaacaaaatgCTGGAGATAAGTATTGgattaaatatttatttaaagaTAATAGTATTATAACAGATTTATTAGGatttcaaaatatttcaaGTATTACATGTATTAATTGTGGACATACCAGATATAGTTTTGAATTTTGTATTGACCTAGGATTAGAGTTTcaagaagaaaatattaaaagtaCAAATCTTATTGAtctattaaaaaataatataatacaagAAGAACATCTTTGTTATTTAGATTGTGAAAATtgtaaattaaaaaaaacaagTCGAGTcaaaaaaggaatatatagATTGCCAAATctatatatgattatatatattaaaagatttAAATGGATATATGATCAACGTActaattattataataataaaatgaaaaaaattaatacTACTCTTTTATTACCATTAGATGGAATTATTGATTTTACATCATTCTCACATATGTCAACTCATAAAACTTTAAATAAttctaaatatattatagaaaGTATTATATGCCATACAGGCAATTGTTATAATGGTCATTATACTTGTATTGTCAAATATAGCGATGGATTCTATAAATGTAACGATGAAAAAATcagaaaaataaataatcCATACAGCCCAGAAAATGTTAATGACATATATTTGTTGTTACTAAGGAGATTACCCTAA